A region of the Bryobacteraceae bacterium genome:
ACATGGCTCACCGTGCCGACGCTGACCCCGGCCAGCTCGGCCACGTCCTTGATCGTGGGCATGACGCTCGCGCGCGGCCGGCCGCCGCGCCTTCGCGAAAGAATATCATAGCCTCCGCGCGTTCACAGTGCGCCCTCGAGGAAACTCCACCCCTGCTCCCGCGCCGCCGCCGGAAAATCGTGCCCGCACGCCGGGTACACGGCCTTGAGCTTCCCGGGCGGAAACCGGCCGCGCACCGCCTCGAGCACCTCCCGCACGCCACGCACGTCGAAGTTGTCGTCGCCCGTCGGCGCGTTGACAAACACCGGCCGCGGGGCGATCAGTTCGAAGACGTCCGTGAAGTCGAATGGCATCCGCGCCGGGTCGCTGCCGAACTCGCTCGCAATCCGCGGCATGTAGCCCGCATGGCTCCAGCCGCGCAGGTCGCCGCCCATGTAGCGCCGGAAGCTCGTGAATCCGCAGCTCGTCACCACCGCCGCCACCCGCGGCTCGAACGCCGCCAGAAACAGCGCGTTGTGCCCGCCGAGCGAATGGCCCACGGCCGCGATCCGCCGCCCGTCCACCCCCTCCAGCGACGCAAGCAGCCGCAGCGCCCGCGCGTGGTTCAGAATGCCCTTCATCGTCGCGCTCGCGTAGCCGCGCGCGTACGGGTCGCAGCGGTACTCGCCGAAGTTCGGATAGTCCGGCGCCAGCACCGTCCAGCCGCGCTGCGCCAGCTCCTTCGCCAGATGCAGGTTCGGCCGCCCGCCCAGTCCCGCCGGCTCGTCCTTGCCGATCTTCGTCGTCTGGTGAAGGCACAGCGCCGCCAGCCGCCGCGGATGCGGCCGGTCCGGCACAAGGAGCCAGGCCGGAACAAGATCGCCCGGTTCCGCTTCAAACAGAATCTTGCGTCTTTGATATCCCTCCCCGCGCTGCTCCTCCACCGTCTCCTGCCGCGGCGGCCCGTCCGGGTCCGGCATCGGCCCCATCACGCGCTCCAGCGCCTCCAGCCGTGCGCGCCGCCGCTGCACCATCCCCAGCAGAAAGGCCCGTCTCGTAGCGCTCATCGCCCGTATCATCGCGCAACCGCCCGGCCGCCGCAGCCGGGCGCCCTCGGACGGCCGTCTTCCGGCCGGCGGGCGCTCTCCGGGCGGCGTCATGCGGACGTCGCGCCCGTGGCCGGTCCGGCCCGCGCCGCCAGGCCTGAACAAGATTGCCCGGTTCTGCTTCAAACAATTTCCCGCGTCTTTGCAACGCCTCCCGCACCGCTCCTGCAATGCGCCCCGCCCCGCCGGCCTGGCACTGGCGCCATCGCCTGCTCCAGCGCTTCCCCGCCGCGCGCCGCCGCCCGCCCTTCCCCCGGCCCTGCCGTCCGGCGGAAAATGTTTCCATGCGGCCCCGGTTTCTCCTCCTGGCTTCCCTGGCGGGCGCTTCCGCCCTCTGCGCCCAGGTGCTCATCCTCCACAAGGGCGACGACTCGCTCGGCCTCTACGACCCCGCTGCCGGCAAACTCATCACGAAGATCCCCGTCGGCTCAAAACCCCACGAGTTTGCCGTCACCCCGGACGGCCGCTTCGCCTTCGTCACCAACTATGGCGTCGACTCCTGGACCGAGGACAAACAGGGCGGCAACACGCTCACCGTCGTCGATCTCGCTGCCCGCAAACCGGACGGCGAAATTTCCCTCGGCGGCCATCACCGGCCCCACGGCATCCAGCTCGGCCGCTCCGGCCGGCTTTACGTCACCTGCGACTTTCCGCCCTCCCTCGCCGTCATCGACAGCCGGCGGCGCCGCCTGTTGCACGCCATCCCCGTCTCCGGCAAGCTACCCCACCTCGTGGCCGTGACCGCCGACGAACGCCAGGCCTGGACGGCCGACTCCGGCTCCGGTACGGTCAGTGTGATCGACCTGCGCACCCGGCGCCAGCGCGGCTCCATCGACGTCGGCGGCGTCCCCATGGGCATCGCCCTCTCGCCCGACGAGAAGACGCTCTATGTCGGCACGCGTACGGCCAACACCGTCGTCGTCGTTGATGCCGTCACCAACACCGTGAAACGCAAGATCGGCGTCCCGGGCCAGCCTTCCCGTACCGTCGTCTCGCCCGACAACCGCTGGGTCTACGTCTCGCTGATCGAGTCCGGCGAGGTCGCCATCATCGACGCGTCCACGCTCCTCGAAGCCCGGCGCGCCCGCGTCGGCTCGCACGCCGAGGGCATTCGCCTCCATCCCGAAAGCAACACCCTGTTCGTTTCCGCCCAGGGCGACAATCGAACCGTCCGTTTTCGGCTGCCGTCGCTCGAGCCGATCACCGTCTTCGAGACGGCCTCCAGGCCCGATCCCGTCTACCTGCTGCGCGACTCAGGCAAATAACGCCCTTCACCGCGACATCGCCGCCCAATAACCGGCGGCGAACGCTCCCATCGCGCCCAGCAGCACCCCAAGCCAGAACGCCGCATACCTTCTCCTGTCCAGGCGGATTCCCGGCTCGGCCTCCGCCTTCCGGCCGGCCGGATCCGCTCTGTCTTCGCGAGGCGCAAGCATCGCCTCGATCTCCTGCGCCATTTCCTCGAACGCCTGGCGGCTCTCGTCCAGCCGGCACAACGCCTCGGTGACAGACTCCCCAAACGCCTCTGCCTGACGCTCCACCGCCTCCACGGGCGACCGCTTCATCCTGCCTATAGGTGGCCTGCGCCGCGGAAAAATCTCCGCCGAACTGCCGGTCACTCAGGATGAATCCTCTTTCAGACTCCCGCCCCGCCGTCAACGGTAGAATGGCTGCTACGATGACGATTGCACAATGGCTTTCCACGGCGGCCGTTCTGGGCCTCGCCGCCGCGTCCGCGCAGCCGGTCAAGCTGCCTCCGCCCTTCCACACGCCTTCGGCCTCGAATCCGCCCCGCGTGATCGAACGCCCCGACGGCGCGCGCCTTCAGGTGCCTGCCGGCTTTGACGTCCAGGAGTTCGCCTCCGGCTTCGAACGTCCGCGCTATATGATTTACGGCCCGGCCGGCGAAATCCTGCTCTCGGATTCGATGCGGCCCGGCAAAGTCTACGCCCTCGTCGACCGCAATCACGACAACCGCATCACCGACGACGAGAAAACCGTCCTCCTCGAGGGACTCGACCGCCCCTTCGGCCTCGCCTTGTGGAAGGAGTTCCTGTATGTGGCCGAGACCACTTCGGTCAAGCGCTATAAATACGACCCGAGAAAGCTTCAGGCCTTCAGCCCCGAAGAGATCGTTCCCCTGAAAGAGGCCGCCACCGGACATTGGACCCGCACCATTCTGTTCGACCGCAAGGGCGAAAAGTTCTACCTCGCCGTCGGCTCGCAGTCCAACGTCAGCCCCGGCGAGCCCGAAATCCGCGCCGCCATTCTCCGCTTCAATCCCGATGGCTCCGGCCGTGAATTCGTCGCCACCGGGACGCGCAACCCCATCGGCCTCGACTTCTACCCCGGCACGGATACCCTCTGGGCCGCCGTCCAGGAACGCGACGGTCTCGGCGACGACCTCGTGCCGGACTACTTCACCTCCATCCGCTTCGGCGGCTTTTACGGCTGGCCCTACGCCTACATCGGCCCCAATGAGGACCCGCGCAACCGCGGGCAGCGGCCGGACCTCGTCGCCAAAACCATCGTGCCGGACGTGATCCTCCCCGCCCACGTCGCCGTGCTCGATGCCCGCTTTTACACCGGGAAAATGTTCCCTGAACGATATCGCGGAGGCGCTTTCCTCGCCTTTCACGGATCCTGGAACCGCTCGCAACGGATCGGATATTCTGTGGCTTTCATCCCTTTTAAAGACGGAAAACCGGCCGGTCCGCCCGAGGATTTCCTCACCGGTTTCATGCTCGATCCGTCGCGAAAGGAGGTCTGGGGCCGGCCCGTCGGCCTCCTCCAGATGAAGGACGGCAGCCTCCTCGTTTCCGATGACGGAGGTAACCGCCTGTGGCGAATCACCTACTCAAGACCCTGATTCCTCTCCTGATCCTCACGGGGGCGGCGGCCGCGCTGTCCGCTCCCCGCCGGCCCTTCTCGCACAAATACCATCTCAAACAGGTCACGTCCTGCGAAAACTGCCACCGGGACGCCACCTCTTCCACGAAGGCCGCCGACAATCTTCTGCCCGACACTATGGCCTGCGTCACCTGCCACGACGAGGTGGAAATCGGCGAACCAAATAAAACCGGCGTCGATAAATTCAACCACTCCATTCATGTCCAGATGGGCAATATCGCTGCCGTTATTTCTGCGGCCGTGAAGGCAAAAACCTATCTCGGAGACCATCCGCCTTCCCCGGAATTCCTCGCTCAGGTCAAAGATCCCTGCACCGCCTGCCACCGGGGAATTCCGGAAAGCGAAAATGTCCCGCACGGCCAGAAAACCGCCGCCCATTTCCCCCAGATGGCCGATTGCCTCGTCTGTCACAGCCGCATCAACCCGCCGGACTCCTGCCTGAAGTGCCACGTCGAGCCGGCCCAGGGCTTCCGCCCCGCCAGCCACACCCAGGAGTTCGTGGACAAACACGGCGACAAGGGCTTTCCCCGCCAGGGTTGTGCCGTCTGCCACGGCCGGAAGTTCACCTGCAAGGGCTGCCACTGACCTCCGCCCCGCTGGTATCATCGGACGCATGACACGGCGTGAATCGGCGCGGCTCCTCGCCGCGGCGGCGGCCGCCCTGCCGCTCGCCACCTGCCAGTCCGGCTCGGACCCCCGGCTGGCCGGCTCTCACCGCGGCCAGACCACCAACGGATGGATCCCCGTCCGGCTCTCCGGCAGTCCCGAGCGCATCGGCTTCCAGCACGGATTCCTGCTTGCGAAGGAGATTGAAGACGCGCTCGCGGTGACAAAGCTCAACCTCGAACACGATACCGGGCGGAACTGGGCCTTCTTCCGCCAGGCAGCCGAAAAGATCCTCTGGCCGAAGCTCCCGCCTGAATATCAGCGCGAGCTCCGTGGCATGGCGGACGGCCTCGCCCGCGCCGGCGTCCAGGCCGACATCTACGACCTCACCGCCCACAACGCCAGCATCGAGCTCGGCTACTACACGGCCTCGCTCGACGCACAGAAAAAGTCCGCCGCCCCGGACCGTTGCAGCGCCTTCGTCGCCACCGGAAGCTGGACCCGCGACGGCCAGCCCGTCATCGCCCACAACAACTGGTCCGGCTACCTCGAGGGCGCACGCTGGAATATCATCTTCGACATCCGTCCCGAACGCGGCCACCGCATCCTCATGGACGGCTTCCCAGGCTTCATCCACTCCGGCGACGACTTCGGCATCAACTCCGCCGGGCTCGCCATCACCGAGACCACCATCACCGCCTTCCACGGCTTCGACCCCGAAGGCGTGGCCGAGTTCGCCCGCGCCCGCCAGGCGATGCAGTACGCGTCATCCATTGACGAGTTCGCCGCTTTCATGATCCGCGGCAACAACGGCGGGTACGCCAACGCCTGGCTCGTCGCCGACGTCCGCCGCAACGAAATCGCCCGCCTCGAACTCGGCCTGAAAAACGTCACCCTTGAACGCACCCGGGACGGATATTTCTCCGGCGCCAACTTCCCCGTCAACCCGCGGCTCGCCGCCGAGGAAACCACGTTCCCGGTGAACGACCCTTCCGTGAGCGCCAACGCCCGCCGCGCCCGCTGGGAACAGCTCCTGGCCGAATACCGCGGCCGCATCGGCCTCGAAGAGGCCAAACGCTTCCTCGCCGATCACTACGACACGTTCGACAAGAAAGACGCCTCCCCCAACGAGCGCACCCTCTGCGGACACGTCGACTTAAGCCCCCGCGGCATGAAGCCCTGGCAGGACGAGTTCGGCCCGGCCGGCGCCGTGCAGGCCAAGGCCGCCGATGCCGGCATGATCCGCCGCATGGAACTCGAGGCCGCCATGGGCCACCCCTGCGGCATCGGCTTCCGCGCCGACGAGCATCTGGCCAGATATCCGCAGTTCGCCTGGATGAAGCCGCTCCTTCGCGACCTCCCGGCCCACCCCTGGACGCGCTTCCGCGCCGGCTGACACTCTCGCCGAAAGCGCCGTCACAGCAGTTCGCAAGACGCGGCGCCGCCGGAAACCCGTACAATTCCAACGTCTTCCGCTCGCTGCCCGCAGGCCGGGCGCCGCCTGTGCCCGCGCGGCCGTGGAAAATCCCGGCCATGGCGAACACTCTCATCGAGACACCCGACTGGATTGACTCGAAGACCTTCCGTCTGCCCGGCTCCTGCTATTGGGCCCAGCGCGTCCCCAAGAGCCTCATCGTCCTGCACGCCACCGCAAGCTCGAACGCCCGCAGCGTCTTCGACACCTGGAAAAGCCCGTCCAACGGCCGTGTCGCCACCGCCTTCGTCGTCGAACGCGACGGCCGCATCTTCCAGATGTTTCCACCCGACTGCTGGGCCTACCACCTCGGCATGCGTGAACGCAATCCCGGCCACTACAATGACCGCCGCTCCATCGGCATCGAAATCGTCAACCCCGGCCCCCTCCGGCCCGACCCCGACGGCGGCGACACCCTCAACTGGTGGCCCAAAAACTTCCGCACCCCCTGGTGCCGCCTCTCGGAAACCGACAGATACGTCCGAAGCGATTTCCGCGGCTACGCCTGGTACGCCGCCTTCACCCGCGAACAGGAGCAGGCCGTGCAGCGCCTCGCCGCCTACCTGTGCCAGAAATTCGGCATCCCCTTCACGCTGCCCCCGGCCTCCCGCCGCCCCATGTACGACCCGGACTTCTTCTGCCGGTTCTCGGGCATCGCCGCCCACCAGAACTTCCGACCGGACAAGCTCGACGTCGGCCCTGCCTGGAACTGGGACTCGCTCCTGCCTCCCGCCGAAACATGGCCGCAGGCCGCCTGACCGCCGGCATGCCGCCAGAAAAAACAAAACCGGGCGGACCCGTTTCCAGGTCCGCCCGGGAGATCCCCGCCGAATTGCGGCAGCTAGCGCGTGGCGGGCTTCAGCGTGTAGCTCGAAAGGACCTTCATGTAGTTGGCGCGCTCGAACGCCGCCGGCTCGGCCACCGACTGCGCGCTCATCGAGCCCCGCATCTGGCTGATCGACTCGTACTCGTGCTCCTCCATCCAGTCGATCAGGTCCTCTTCCACCTTCTCCAGATACGGAATCCCGTGCCGCAGCAGCGCCGACGTCATCATCGTGCAGCGCGCCCCGGCCATGATGCCCTTCACCACGTCCTCGGCCGTGTGCACGCCGCCCGTGATTGCCAGGTCCGGCCGGATCCGGTTGTACAGCAGCGCCACCCAGTGCAGCCGCAGCCGCAGCTCGTCGCTGTCGCTCAGCACCAGGTTCGGCACCACCTCCAGGTTCTCGATGTCGAAGTCAGGCTGGTAGAAACGGTTGAACAGCACCAGCCCGTCCGCGCCCGCCGCGTCCAGCCGCATGGCGAAATTGCCGAAGGCGGTGAAAAACGGGCCCAGCTTCACGGACACCGGGACCCGCACGCTCGCCTTCACGTGGCTCACCAGGTCGCAGTAGGTGTCTTCGATCTTCTGTGCCGTCAGCTCCAGGTCCGTCGGGAGGAAGTAAATGTTCAGCTCCAGCGCGTCGGCGCCCGCCTGTTCCATCATCTGCGCATAGCGGATCCAGCCGCCGGTCGAGATCCCGTTCAGGCTCCCGATCACCGGCACGTCCACGCTCTCCTTTGCCTTGCGCAGATGCTCCAGGTAGGGCTCGGGGCCTAGGTTGTACGTCGTCAGCTCCGGAAAGTAGGTCGAAGCCTCGGCGTAAGACTCGGCCGACTCCGACAGGAAACGGTCCAGTTCGCCGCTCTCCAGCTGGATCTGCTCCTCGAACAGCGAGTGCAGCACAATCGCGCTGGCCCCGGCGTCCTCCAGCCGCAGAATGTTGCCAATGTCCTTGCACAGCGGCGACGAGGACGCCACCAGCGGCGAGCGGAGCCGAAGCCCCAGATACGTGGTCGTCAGATCAATGGACATGACTTACTTTCCTCCCTGAGCGGTCTCTGCCGGAGCGCCCTGCATGGCGGCCATCTGTTCGTAGATCCGCCAGCGGTTCATCACGTCGGCCTGGGCCTCGGCCAGCAGCCGCCGCGCGTCCTCCGGTTTCGAGTGAACCAGCATCGTGTACCGCGTCTCGTTGTAAATGTACTTCTCCAGCGGCAGCGCGGGCGGCTTCGAATCCAGCTGGAACGGATTCTTGCCCTCCGCCGCCAGCGCCGGATTGTAGCGGAACAGCGGCCAGTAGCCCGTCTGCACCGCCAGCTTCTGCTGCTCCAGCCCGTAGCGCATGTCGTAGCCGTGGGCAATGCAGTGCGAGTAGGCGATGATCAGCGACGGCCCGTTCCACTTCTCCGCTTCGAGGAACGCCTTCACCGTCTGCATGTCGCTGGCTCCCATGGCGACCCGCGCCACGTAGACGTTGCCGTAGTTCACCGCCATCAGCGCCAGGTCCTTCTTCGCCGTCGGCTTGCCTCCGGCGGCAAACTTCGCCACCGCCGCCCGCGGCGTCGCCTTCGAACACTGCCCGCCCGTGTTCGAATACACTTCGGTGTCCAGCACCAGCACGTTCACGTCGCGCCCGCTGGCCAGCACGTGGTCCAGCCCGCCGTAACCGATGTCATACGCCCAGCCGTCGCCGCCGACGATCCACACGCTCTTCCGCACCAACGCGTCGGCCACCGCCAGCAGGTCGCGGTACAGCAGGCTCTGCCCGTTCCCCTTCGGCATCAGCTCTTCCACGCGCTTCTTCAGCTGCGCCACGCGCTCGCGTTGCGCGAAGATCCCGGGCTCGGTGCTCTGATCCGCGTTCAGCAGCTCCTCCACCAGGTTCTCGCCGATCTGCGGGGCCAGCAGCCGCAGCAGGTCCGCCGCATAGCGCGCCTGCTGGTCCAGCGCCAGCCGCATGCCAAAGCCGAACTCGGCGTTGTCCTCAAACAGCGAATTGTTCCACGTCGGGCCGCGCCCCTCCGGGTTCACCGTGTAGGGCGTCGTCGGCAGGTTGCCGCCATAGATCGACGAGCAGCCCGTCGCGTTGGCGATCAGCGCCCGGTCGCCAAAGAGCTGCGTCAGCAGCTTCACGTACGGCGTCTCGCCGCAGCCCGAGCAGGCCCCTGAAAATTCGAACAGCGGCTGGAAGATCTGAAGGTCCTTCACCTGCGTCTGGTTCAGCTTCGTGCGGTCGAACTCCGGCAGGCGGAAGAAGAAGTCCCAGTTGGCCGCTTCCTGTTCGCGCAGCGGCTCCTGCGGCTCCATGTTGATCGCCTTCCGCTTCGGCTCCGTCTTGTCCTTCACCGGGCAGGCTTCCACACACAGGGCGCACCCCGTGCAGTCCTCCGGCGCCACCTGAAGCGTATAGGCCAGGTCCTTGAAGTCCTTCCAGCGCGCCGGCGCGTGCTTGAACGCCGGCGGCGCATTCTCCAGCTGCTTCGGGTCGTAAATCTTGGCGCGGATTGTCGCGTGCGGACACACCAGCACGCACTTGCCGCACTGAATGCACAGCTTCTCGTCCCAGACGGGAATCTCCAAAGCGATGTTACGCTTCTCCCACATCGCCGTCGCCGTCGGGAACGTACCGTCCACCGGGAAGGCGCTCACCGGCAACGCGTCGCCATTGCCCTCGATGATCTTGCCCAGCACGTTGCGCACGAACTCCGGCGCCTCCGGCGGCACCGGCGGCCGCAGGTCCCTCTTCGACGTCACCGTGCCCGGCACTTTCACTTCGTGCAGCCGCTCCAGCGTCCGGTCCACTGCCGCGAAGTTCTTCTGAACCACCGCCTCGCCGCGGCGCCCGTACGTCTTCACAATCGCCTTCTTGATCTGCCCGATCGCCTCCTCGCGCGGCAGCACGCCGGAAATCGCAAAGAAGCAGGTCTGCATGATCGTGTTGATGCGCGATCCCATCCCCGTCTCGCGCGCCACCGAGTAGGCGTCGATCACGTAGAACTTCAGGTTCTTCTCAACGATCTCCTTCTGCACCGTCCGCGGCAGATGGTCCCACACCTCGTCCGGCCCGTACGGCGAGTTCAGCAGGAAGATGCCGCCCGGCACCGCCCACTTCAGCATGTCGAACCGTTCCAGGAACGACCACTGATGGCAGGCGACGAAGTTCGCCCGCGAGACCAGATACGTGCTCCGGATCGGCTTCGGCCCGAAACGCAGGTGGCTGATGGTGACCGAGCCGGACTTCTTCGAGTCGTAAACAAAGTAGCCCTGCGCCCAGTTGTCCGTCTCCTCACCGATGATCTTCACGCTGTTCTTGTTCGCGCCCACCGTTCCGTCCGCGCCCAGTCCGTAGAACAGGCAGCGGATCGTCCGGTCGTCCTCGGTCGAAAACGACGGATCATGCTCGAGCGACGTGAACGTCACGTCGTCCGTGATGCCGACGGTGAAGTGGTTCTTCGGCCGGTCCTTCTTCAGCTCATCGAGCACCGCTTTCACCATCGCCGGCGTGAACTCCTTCGACGACAGCCCGTAGCGGCCGCCAATCACCTTCGGCATCGCGGCAAAGGGCAGCCTGCCGGCCGCCTGGCCCTCCATCAGAGCCGTCACCACGTCCTGGTAAAGCGGCTCGCCCGCCGCGCCCGGCTCCTTCGTCCGGTCCAGCACCGCCAGGGCCTGCACCGTCGGCGGCAGCGCCGCCAGGAAGCTCTCCACCGAAAACGGCCGGAACAGCCGCACCTTCAGCACGCCCACCTTCTCGCCCCGCTCCATCAGGTACTCCACCGTCTCCTGGGCCGTCTCCGCGCCGGAGCCCATCAGGATCACCACCCGCTCGGCATCAGGCGCGCCCACATAGTCGAACAGCCGGTAGCGGCGGCCAACGATCTCCGCAAAACGGTCCATCGCTTTCTGCACAATGGCCGGCGCCGCCAGGTAATACCGGTTCACCGCCTCCCGCGCCTGGAAATAAACGTCCGGGTTCTGCGCCGTGCCCCGCAGCACCGGCCGCTCCGGGTTCATCGCCCGCTCGCGGTGCGCCCGGATCAGCTCGTCCGGCAGCATCGCCTTCATGTCGTCCACGGTGAGCTGCTCCACCTTGCTCACCTCGTGCGACGTCCGGAACCCGTCAAAGAAGTGGATGATTGGCACCCGCGCCTCCAGCGTCGCCGCCTGCGCGATCAGCGCCATGTCCATCACTTCCTGCACCGAGTTCGACGCCAGCATCATCCAGCCTGTCGCCCGGCACGCCATCACGTCCTGGTGGTCGCCAAAGATCGAAAGCGCGTGCGTCGCCAGGCTTCGCGCCGCCACATGAAACACCGTCGACGTCAGCTCGCCGGCGATCTTGTACATGTTCGGGATCATCAGCAGCAGGCCCTGCGCCGACGTGAACGTCGTCGTCAGCGCTCCCGCCTGCAACGACCCGTGCACCGCCCCCGCGGCGCCTCCCTCGCTCTGCATCTCCACCACCGTCGGAACCGTGCCCCAGATGTTCGGCTTGCCCTCGCTCGACCACTGGTCCGACCACTCGCCCATCGGCGACGACGGCGTGATCGGATAGATCGCAATCACTTCATTCGTCTGGTGCGCTACATACGCTGCGGCTTCATTGCCGTCAATGGTGACGTAATTTCTCGGCATAGGGATCTCGCCTCTGCACGTTGCACGCCAGTTGCCAACCCCCTGAATTCGGGCAAATGACTCCCCATGTGCTGATTCAGGGACATTTCCTTCTCCCGTTCATTGTATTAACTGGGCTAATGATTGGGGCATCTGCCCCACTCCCTGAAGAATCACTGGTTTCTCCCGTCCTGGCTGCACGATTTCACCCATGCCGTGGAGAGACAATGAAAACAGGCGCTGCGGCGCTGGAAATCGGACGGCATTGGTGAAGATTCTATTCCGCATTCTGGCACTGGCGGCCATCGCCTCGGCAGCCCTGGCCCAGCCGCGCATCGGTGCCATCGAGATCTACGGCGCCCGGCGCACGCCCCACGCACGCATCCTGAAGGCCCTTGGCGCGGCCCCGGGCGACGAGCTGCCCAGGTCCAAGGTGGGCGCCGAAGAGCGTATCGAGGCCATCGACGGCGTCCTGCGCGCGCAGCTCGAGGCCTGGTGCTGCGAGCAGGGCCGCGCCGTTCTATACGTCGGCATTGAAGAACGCGGCAGCCCGCGCTTTGAAACCCGGCCCGCCCCGGGCGACGATTCGATCACGCTCCCGGAAGAAGTTGTCTCCGCCTACGCGGACTTCGCTGCGGCGCTCGCACGCGCCACTGCCGAAGGCGACCTGCGCGAGGACCTTTCGCGCGGTCACTCGCTGATGGAAAACATCGCCTGCCGCGTCGCCCAGCAGCGGCTGGAGGCGCTGGCCCAGCTCCACACCCGGCTGTTATTGCGGGCCGCCTCCGAAGCGGCCGATCCCGACGTCCGCGCCGTCGCCGCCTACGTCGCCGGATACGTCCCCGAAAAGGCCGAAGCTGTCGGCCCGCTCCAGCTCGCCCTGCGCGACCCCGAGCCCGCCGTTCGCCGCAACGCGGCCCGCGCTCTCAAGGCCATCGCCTACCTCGCCCTCACCAACAGTTCAAGCGGCCTTCGCGTCCATCCCACATGGTTCATCGAGATGCTGAACTCGACGGCGCTCAGCGACCGGCTCGAAGCCGCTGAAGTCCTTCAGATGTATCTCGAACATGGCGACGAAGCGGCGGCCGCGCAGATCCGTGAGCGCGCCCTGCCCGCCCTGGTCGAAATGGCGCGCTGGCAGCATCTGCCGCACGCCCTGCCGGCCTACCTGCTGCTGGGGTCGCTGGCGGGCATCCACACGGAAGAGCTTGAACGCGCCTGGGCCGCCGGCGAGCGCGATGCGATGCTCGAGCGCATCGGAAAA
Encoded here:
- a CDS encoding sorbosone dehydrogenase, yielding MTIAQWLSTAAVLGLAAASAQPVKLPPPFHTPSASNPPRVIERPDGARLQVPAGFDVQEFASGFERPRYMIYGPAGEILLSDSMRPGKVYALVDRNHDNRITDDEKTVLLEGLDRPFGLALWKEFLYVAETTSVKRYKYDPRKLQAFSPEEIVPLKEAATGHWTRTILFDRKGEKFYLAVGSQSNVSPGEPEIRAAILRFNPDGSGREFVATGTRNPIGLDFYPGTDTLWAAVQERDGLGDDLVPDYFTSIRFGGFYGWPYAYIGPNEDPRNRGQRPDLVAKTIVPDVILPAHVAVLDARFYTGKMFPERYRGGAFLAFHGSWNRSQRIGYSVAFIPFKDGKPAGPPEDFLTGFMLDPSRKEVWGRPVGLLQMKDGSLLVSDDGGNRLWRITYSRP
- a CDS encoding pyruvate-flavodoxin oxidoreductase gives rise to the protein MPRNYVTIDGNEAAAYVAHQTNEVIAIYPITPSSPMGEWSDQWSSEGKPNIWGTVPTVVEMQSEGGAAGAVHGSLQAGALTTTFTSAQGLLLMIPNMYKIAGELTSTVFHVAARSLATHALSIFGDHQDVMACRATGWMMLASNSVQEVMDMALIAQAATLEARVPIIHFFDGFRTSHEVSKVEQLTVDDMKAMLPDELIRAHRERAMNPERPVLRGTAQNPDVYFQAREAVNRYYLAAPAIVQKAMDRFAEIVGRRYRLFDYVGAPDAERVVILMGSGAETAQETVEYLMERGEKVGVLKVRLFRPFSVESFLAALPPTVQALAVLDRTKEPGAAGEPLYQDVVTALMEGQAAGRLPFAAMPKVIGGRYGLSSKEFTPAMVKAVLDELKKDRPKNHFTVGITDDVTFTSLEHDPSFSTEDDRTIRCLFYGLGADGTVGANKNSVKIIGEETDNWAQGYFVYDSKKSGSVTISHLRFGPKPIRSTYLVSRANFVACHQWSFLERFDMLKWAVPGGIFLLNSPYGPDEVWDHLPRTVQKEIVEKNLKFYVIDAYSVARETGMGSRINTIMQTCFFAISGVLPREEAIGQIKKAIVKTYGRRGEAVVQKNFAAVDRTLERLHEVKVPGTVTSKRDLRPPVPPEAPEFVRNVLGKIIEGNGDALPVSAFPVDGTFPTATAMWEKRNIALEIPVWDEKLCIQCGKCVLVCPHATIRAKIYDPKQLENAPPAFKHAPARWKDFKDLAYTLQVAPEDCTGCALCVEACPVKDKTEPKRKAINMEPQEPLREQEAANWDFFFRLPEFDRTKLNQTQVKDLQIFQPLFEFSGACSGCGETPYVKLLTQLFGDRALIANATGCSSIYGGNLPTTPYTVNPEGRGPTWNNSLFEDNAEFGFGMRLALDQQARYAADLLRLLAPQIGENLVEELLNADQSTEPGIFAQRERVAQLKKRVEELMPKGNGQSLLYRDLLAVADALVRKSVWIVGGDGWAYDIGYGGLDHVLASGRDVNVLVLDTEVYSNTGGQCSKATPRAAVAKFAAGGKPTAKKDLALMAVNYGNVYVARVAMGASDMQTVKAFLEAEKWNGPSLIIAYSHCIAHGYDMRYGLEQQKLAVQTGYWPLFRYNPALAAEGKNPFQLDSKPPALPLEKYIYNETRYTMLVHSKPEDARRLLAEAQADVMNRWRIYEQMAAMQGAPAETAQGGK
- a CDS encoding dihydroorotate dehydrogenase, which encodes MSIDLTTTYLGLRLRSPLVASSSPLCKDIGNILRLEDAGASAIVLHSLFEEQIQLESGELDRFLSESAESYAEASTYFPELTTYNLGPEPYLEHLRKAKESVDVPVIGSLNGISTGGWIRYAQMMEQAGADALELNIYFLPTDLELTAQKIEDTYCDLVSHVKASVRVPVSVKLGPFFTAFGNFAMRLDAAGADGLVLFNRFYQPDFDIENLEVVPNLVLSDSDELRLRLHWVALLYNRIRPDLAITGGVHTAEDVVKGIMAGARCTMMTSALLRHGIPYLEKVEEDLIDWMEEHEYESISQMRGSMSAQSVAEPAAFERANYMKVLSSYTLKPATR